Genomic segment of Bacteroidota bacterium:
TTGCCGTTTATTATTATATTACCACAGGCGAAAATAAATTTTATTATTTAGATCTTCTGTCCTTTACTTATATGCATCCGTCATATATCGGAATGTTTGAGGCATTTGCATTTATCATCATCTCCATAGATCTGATCAAAAACTGGCAACTATTATCGTCAAAACGCAAATGGTTATATTTATCCGTGTTGTTATTCCTTACGCTTTTTATTTTTCTTCTTACAGCTAAAATGGCAATTGCCTCACTTTTTATATTTGGGAATATTGCTTTTTTTATCCTTGCTAAAAATAATTTGGGAAGAAAATATGCCATACTAATAATATTAAGCTGCAATTTAATTGCAATAACTGCCCTGCTGAGTTTGCCTTATACCAGAGAACGGTTTAAACTTTTGTTCACTTACGATGAGGTAGCTTATGCCAATTCGGTAAACTCCCGATCGGAGATCTGGAAGGCCTCCATGGAGGTTGCAAAACAGCATCCTCTTATTGGAACAGGTTCAGGTGATGCGGAAAAGGCACTCACGGAGACTTACGCACGCAACGGTTTCGAAAAAGGAGTTACAGAGTCCTATAACACCCATAATCAATACCTTCAGGTATTGGTGGAGACCGGAATTATTGGTTTATTGCTGTTTTCTGCGTTTTTGGTTTTCTGTATCCGAGTGGCTATTTTGGACAAAAACTACCTGTATTTAAGTTTTCTCCTGTTATTTATGGTGAATATATTCACCGAATCCATGCTGAAGACTCAAAGTGGAGTCGTTTTTTTTGTTTTCTTTAACTCCTTGCTAGGCTTGGGTTTCAGGCCGAAATTACAGGTTTGACGAACTTATTTTAATTTTTTTTTACCGCTGCTTGTAACTTTTTTCAGGGGTGCTTCGCCATATGTTCAAATTTAGAAACCTAAAATCTTAAACAAAATAAAACATCAAATTATGAAATCGTTATTCACTCTTGCAGCTATCCTATTCAGCGTTACTCTTTTCGCCGGAAATGAAAAAACAAACGTTACCGACAAAGACAAAACCAAAGTTATTGAAAACATATCCCAGCTAATGGGAGGAGAAGAAGTAATTTCTGCTCTTGGCATAAATGGCCAGGCGGATGTAACAATTAAAGTAGACGAGCAGGGTGTTATGCACGTTGAAGAAGTTCAGGCAAACGATTATTTATTAGAATATCACCTTCGCAAAAGTATTGATGGCGTAAAAATGATAGTTAGTGATTCTTTAGTTGGTAAAACAGTTTCTTTTTTTGTGAACGTTGTGCAGTCGAAATAGTGTCATCCTTTCGATCGCAAAAGGCTCTCAGCAATGAGGGCCTTTTTTTTACCCTAGTAGAAAATCATTATTATACCTCCGATTTTCCCGGGGGGGGGCCCCAAAGAAAAAATTCTTCTTCCCTAGAACAAATTTTATGTCTACTTAAAATATCTTCAAAAGACAACGCATCCTAGATTTTCTTATTTAGGGTACTCCAATTTAATGACATTAAATTTGTTAATTTATTTTAATAAACCTTCACATTAATTAATACTTGTAAGTGTAACTAATTCGCTTTTAAACAGACTAATGTATAATGATCTGAAGTTATTTAATTCTGATCATTTCCACTATTTTATTTAATGTTTAAATGTAAAAATTATGAAAAATTATCTTTTGATCTTCGCCCTTCTTATTGCAACAACATCCTTTGCAGGAAATGATGAAACTGCCTGCAGCAAAAATTCTATTTCAGATGAAATTTCCGAAAAAGTGGGACAAAAAACTCCTTTTGTTACCTACGATCTGGAAGGATATGTTACCATTTTATTTTCCATTGATGAAAATAATATCCTGCATATTTCTAATATCCAATCGGAAAACGAATTTCTTAAAAATCATGTTTTGGAAACACTGAACAATAAAATGATGGAAAACGATTGCGTTGAACATGGTAAAACATATTCATTGAAATTACATTATATCCAATTTAGTTGAATGGATCACTGATTTAAAGGATTACGCTGATTTCGCGGATTTAAATATTATTTTACAGCAGTGTAATTTCCTCCCTGGAGCTGGCGCAAATGGTAGCAAGGTGTTTGCTATCAGTGCGCTAGCTCTCTTTTTTCAAGCTATACCACCATATAAAATTTCCTTCCTATTTTTGCATTAATCAAACCTATATCCGATATGGCCAGTGGAAAATTCAAAACATGGAGAATATTTTTGTTCGCATTACTGCTCGTTGTTGCTATTGTTGGCGTATTAGGTTATGCTAAATACAAAAAGATCGTCGCCCCCAATTTAACTACAGAAGAAAATTTTTCTCTCTATCTCACTTCTGATGCCACCATGGATTCGGTTATGGTACAACTTCGAAAGGCTAATATTATAAACGATGAAGCCTCTTTTTATTGGTGGGCCACAAAAAAGGATCTGGATAATAATCTTCATCCCGGAAGATATATTTTAAAAAACGGAATGAGCAACAGAGAAATTGTAAATCTATTGATGAGCGGGCGACAAACTCCTGTTAATGTTACCTACAATAATATCAGAACAAAAAAGGATTTTGCCGGTAGGATAGGAGAACAAATTGAAGCCGATTCTATAGATTTTGTTAATTACTTTGACACCACCACCTATTTTAAAACACTGGGATTAACGAAAGATAATTTCATGACCTTGTTTATTCCAAATACCTACGAACTATATTGGAATACTGATGCTGCCTCCTTTATTAAAAGAATGGAAAAGGAACATGCAACATTTTGGACGACTGCAAGATTAAATAAGGCAAAAGAAATTGGATTAACACCGGAGGAGGTATATATTCTTGCATCTATAGTATATTCTGAAAATGACAGAGCTTCAGACGAGGCATCGAGAATTGCCGGCGTTTATATGAACCGAATGCATAAAGGAATGAAACTCGAGGCCGATCCAACCGTAAAATTTGCCATCGGCGATTTTGCCAAAAAAAGAATTTATTTCGCTGATCTTGAAATTGAATCACCCTATAACACCTATAAATATGTAGGTCTACCTCCGGGACCTATACATATGCCGCCAATAAAATATATTGATGCGGTATTGAACTATGAAAAAAATGATTACATATTTCTCTGTGGTCGGGGTGATGGATCAGGAAGACATTATTTTGCAAAAACACTTTCTGAACATAATAAAAACCGTGACATGTATATTAATACATTAAACAAATTGGGAATTCGTTAAAAAGAAAAAAATATCAGGAATAAACCAAATCAAAAGAACCGGGTATTATCTGATTAATATGGTGTTTCATATGTTTAACATAATCCTCTGCTAACCAGATTATTGTTTTTGGGGAGATAGAATCTCTGCCTGTATCAATAATATTCTCGTATTTTTCAACCGGAATATTATTTAAAACAGCACAAATTCTTTTATTTAATAAAACCCAAAGGGTAATAATATCCTGCCGTGATTCGAATTGGTAATTATTAGCCGCATTCCAAAAATTCTGGTCGTAAAATATTTTATCGTTCTGCTGATATTGCCCAACAATAAACCTCCTCAAATTATTCTGCGCCGAATCCACCAAATGCCCTAGAACTTCTTTCCTGCTCCATTTCTCGGGTGTAGGCTTTGAATTAAATTCGTATTCTGATATGAAGTTGAATTTTGTAGGGTAACCCTGGAGTATTTGATTTAGATCTGATATTATGTTTTGCATGGGTTAAAATTAAATATAAGTTGCTAGAAAATGCATATTAAATAGTCTATTTGTTTAAGGAGACTTATAAACTTTGATTAATGATAATGGTTGTTGAAAATTTTATTAATTGTAGAGACGCAATGCATTGCGTCTCTACAATTAATAAAATTTTCAACTCAGACCTCAGAACTCAGAACTCAGAACTCAGAACTCAGAACTCAGAACTCAGAACTCAGAACTCAGAACTCAGAACTCAGAACCCTGAACTCAGAACTCAGAACTGAAACATGTAGTGATCGACGAAGGAGATCTACTACATGTCAAAACCCGGAACTCAACTTCTTCTGCATAATATTCTCCACGAACAAAGCCAATAACTGCGGTTTATATTTTCGCCAGTTTAAATTGTTAAACGGCGCACCGAGTAAAACGTACCGATCGATATGAGTTCTTATCATTTCATCTTCCACGTGTTCCCGGAAATTAATTGCTGCGATCCAGCCATCCTCAATATCGTCGAACCATTCTTCATAATAATCGTCATCACCACCGTGAAAGTTTAAAACATTTTCACCAATTAAAATAAATTTATTGATACCGTTACCTATAAATACATCAATTACATCCCTTTTTAAAAACATGATATCATTGTATAAGGTATCATTCCATTCACCAATAAATTCTATTATTGCAACACCGGTATCGTAATCGGCAAGAAGTACTTTTAAATATAAGGTTGCGGAACCAAATTCGTCCCAATGCGGATGGATAAAATAGTTATATATTGTATTTGTAAATTCAAACTCATTGTATTCCTTTCCAAAAAAAGGACTCGCCTCATCTTCCTCAGAAGTGTAGTATTCCAACCAATTGTAAAAGGGTTCTATTTCCTGCATATCTCCAATCTTCTGCCGGAAAATTATTTTGTTTTAGGGAAAGAAAAAAATTTATTTTTTATACTAAAAAACAAGAATATGCGTAACTTTCACCTCTTGTATTTTTCAATTGCTTTTTTTACACTTCCCTCTTTCAATAATAATTCTTTGGCATCATTATAGTCTATTCCTAAGGCATCCTGGAGCATTTTAGTTCCTCTGTCCACCAATTTATCGTTGCTCAATTGCATATTCACCATTTTATTTCCCTCCACTCTGCCCAATTTGATCATAACTGCAGTGGAGATCATATTTAAACACAATTTTTGTGCTGTTCCACTTTTTAATCTGGTTGATCCTGTTACAAATTCAGGACCTACAATTATTTCGATCGGGTGATCTGCATTATTTGCCATGGGAGAATCCGGATTGCATGTGATACATGCTGTAGTGATGTTATTTTCTCTGCAAGTTTTCAATGCAGATACCACATATGGTGTAGTGCCACTTGCTGCTATACCTATTACAACATCACTTGTTGAAATTTTATGTGCACTAAGGTCATTCCACCCTGCATTTATATCATCTTCGGCAAATTCCACGGCTTTGCGAATAGCTGCATCCCCTCCGGCAATGAGCCCTATTACCAATCCTTGTTCCACGCCAAAAGTAGGGGGACATTCACTTGCATCTACAACTCCTAATCTTCCTGAAGTTCCTGCACCAATATAAAATAATCTACCTCCGCTTAACATTTTATCGGCGATGATATCTACAAGTTTTTCAATATTTGGAATTACTTTTTCAATAGCTAAAGGAACTGTTTTATCCTCTTCATTCATGTTGTGCAGAATGTCTGCCGTGGGCATTTTTTCAAGATGATCGTAGTGGGATGTTTGTTCAGTTATTTTTTGCATGGAAAAACGTATTCTTTGCAAAATAAACGTTTTTATTCTTATTAAACTTTAATTTTGAATAATTGTTTTAACTGATAATTTTAGGCAGATGGAAAAGAAAAATTACACCAACGGAACCATAACTGTTGTTTGGCAACCTAAACTTTGTATCCACTCCGGTAATTGCGTACGTGGATTACACAGCGTTTTTAACACAAAACAATCGCCCTGGATCAACATGGAAGGTGCTGATGCCGAATTTATTATCGAACAGGTAAAAAAATGCCCTTCCGGAGCCTTGTCCTTTTTTGAGAATAAGGATGCTCTGAATATTTAATTAATCACCAAAACTTCCAAAAGCGGCCATCACTGAAAATCCGAATCCCATTGGTTTACTGGGCAATTCAAAATCATCGGCTGCAGCTGTTGCTGGATTAATCATACGATTTACATCACCATAATCAGTTTCCACTAAATTTAAATGATAATAGGGTTTAATTAATAATCCGGCACTTTCGGTTAATGGCACTCCAATTTGTATGAAAAATTCTGCTGCCGGTGAAAAAGATTTAATGATATCTTCATATTTTTCATTTTCAATATCACTCGAAGCACCCACTTGTGTATATATTTTTTCAGAACCAAGCGTTTGAGTATATCCAAGTGCCAACATGAATTTTGTTGAGTTGAGAAAATTATAAGCCAAGGCGAAATTCCAAACTCCGTATTTATATTTAAGATCACGCTGCGTATTAATACCCGAAGCATCAACTCCATTTGCCGAAACTTCAGCGCCCCGCCAGGCATATCCAATATCAAAAAGCATTTTAGTTCCACCTCCAATATGCATATCCAAACCATCGAGGTAATGAGGATAATCCATGGTCTTGTCAAGATATTCTCTGGTTTCATTATACCTGTCAATTACAAAATCCAAATTCTCCGACTTAAACATGTTGCCGTTATATCCAACACTGAAATAGCCAAGCTGGGCAAATACGGGACAAATTATCCCGGAAATCAACACGAACAGTATACTTTTGCGCATAGTTTAATATTTTTAGCTAAGTTAATAAAAAATAATTATGCGGGAAGATATTCAGATGCGAAATGCTGTGGATGTTATTACAACATACAATGGGGAAGTTCCGCTGCAAATACATTTAAAGAATTATTGCAGGGAAAATAAAAACATTGGTTCCAAGGATAGAAAAATTTTATCGGAGTTGGTGTTTGGATATTTTCGGATGAAGGGAAATAATGATTTTTCAGATATTGCTGCATTACTGGTAAACGCAGCTCAAAATTCAGTGATGTTAACCGATTTCGTCAGTCATTGGAAAAACAACAGGGAAATTG
This window contains:
- a CDS encoding O-antigen ligase family protein, whose product is METANRNIPEKILLILICAIAILIPVHKTLASPVILLSILTILFTGDYKNKWNKLVANKRNFVFIAIYLLFLFAYLISTNKQEAFTDLKVKLYLLLIPVFWTAGITLTRNELKKVLYCFVISCILFAIFALSVAVYYYITTGENKFYYLDLLSFTYMHPSYIGMFEAFAFIIISIDLIKNWQLLSSKRKWLYLSVLLFLTLFIFLLTAKMAIASLFIFGNIAFFILAKNNLGRKYAILIILSCNLIAITALLSLPYTRERFKLLFTYDEVAYANSVNSRSEIWKASMEVAKQHPLIGTGSGDAEKALTETYARNGFEKGVTESYNTHNQYLQVLVETGIIGLLLFSAFLVFCIRVAILDKNYLYLSFLLLFMVNIFTESMLKTQSGVVFFVFFNSLLGLGFRPKLQV
- the mltG gene encoding endolytic transglycosylase MltG, translated to MASGKFKTWRIFLFALLLVVAIVGVLGYAKYKKIVAPNLTTEENFSLYLTSDATMDSVMVQLRKANIINDEASFYWWATKKDLDNNLHPGRYILKNGMSNREIVNLLMSGRQTPVNVTYNNIRTKKDFAGRIGEQIEADSIDFVNYFDTTTYFKTLGLTKDNFMTLFIPNTYELYWNTDAASFIKRMEKEHATFWTTARLNKAKEIGLTPEEVYILASIVYSENDRASDEASRIAGVYMNRMHKGMKLEADPTVKFAIGDFAKKRIYFADLEIESPYNTYKYVGLPPGPIHMPPIKYIDAVLNYEKNDYIFLCGRGDGSGRHYFAKTLSEHNKNRDMYINTLNKLGIR
- a CDS encoding DinB family protein — protein: MQNIISDLNQILQGYPTKFNFISEYEFNSKPTPEKWSRKEVLGHLVDSAQNNLRRFIVGQYQQNDKIFYDQNFWNAANNYQFESRQDIITLWVLLNKRICAVLNNIPVEKYENIIDTGRDSISPKTIIWLAEDYVKHMKHHINQIIPGSFDLVYS
- the murQ gene encoding N-acetylmuramic acid 6-phosphate etherase; amino-acid sequence: MQKITEQTSHYDHLEKMPTADILHNMNEEDKTVPLAIEKVIPNIEKLVDIIADKMLSGGRLFYIGAGTSGRLGVVDASECPPTFGVEQGLVIGLIAGGDAAIRKAVEFAEDDINAGWNDLSAHKISTSDVVIGIAASGTTPYVVSALKTCRENNITTACITCNPDSPMANNADHPIEIIVGPEFVTGSTRLKSGTAQKLCLNMISTAVMIKLGRVEGNKMVNMQLSNDKLVDRGTKMLQDALGIDYNDAKELLLKEGSVKKAIEKYKR
- a CDS encoding (4Fe-4S)-binding protein produces the protein MEKKNYTNGTITVVWQPKLCIHSGNCVRGLHSVFNTKQSPWINMEGADAEFIIEQVKKCPSGALSFFENKDALNI